One Streptomonospora salina genomic window, GTCAACGGCCAAGGTGTGGCGGCGGCGGTCGGCCATCGCATAGATCGCGGCGGTGGGCACGGCGGTGTCCATGCGCTGCTCCAGGCACATCGCCTGCGCGGCGACCTGGACATCGGCGGGACCGCCCGGCGTGTAGGAACCGGACTTGTGCTCGACGGGCAGCACGGTGCCGTCGGGGTGGACTTCGACGACGTCGCACACCCCGGTCAGTCCGAGTTCGTCGTGCCAGACGGGCAGCGCCCGCAGGGTGCGCACCTGCGGGCGCTTGTCATGTCCGGGGTCGTGGATGCGGTGGTGGGCCAGGGTGCCGCGCACGGTGGCGGCGTCGTCGGCGTAGGCGTCTTCGAGCAGGATGAGGCCGGCCTGGCGGGGGCAGTAGGCGTAGTGCTCCAGCGCCGACAGCGGCACCGGCCACGGGTCCTCGGCACCCACTGCTGTCACCCCACCAGGGTGGTCAGGCTGGTTCCGTCCGGGAGGCCCGCCTCGTCGACCGCGACCTTGTAGTTCCCGAACGAGCGGATCGGGCCGCCGTGCTCGGGGTCGGTCCAGGTGACATTGAGGCGGTCGAAGAGG contains:
- the cas4 gene encoding CRISPR-associated protein Cas4 is translated as MTAVGAEDPWPVPLSALEHYAYCPRQAGLILLEDAYADDAATVRGTLAHHRIHDPGHDKRPQVRTLRALPVWHDELGLTGVCDVVEVHPDGTVLPVEHKSGSYTPGGPADVQVAAQAMCLEQRMDTAVPTAAIYAMADRRRHTLAVDASLRERVCATAEAVRAVMAREELPAPAADQRCRRCSMNTGCMPKVLAGTRRYNRLLAELYTPSHETDWDD